The Waddlia chondrophila WSU 86-1044 genomic sequence TAGGCTAGAACGCCAGCCCATCCCAGCATGACAGGGGTAATTTCATTTGGCAGGTTTTTAGAAGCCTTTTTGAATTCCCTTTGCACTTGCGTTGCGAACAAAGGTTTGTTTTTTTTGGATAGGAAGACAACCCCCTTTCTTTCCCCTATGTAGTCTTTAAGTTTTTTCATAAAACTTTCAGTAAAAGGGATGCAAAGAGGATGACCAAGTATGTCTGTTACCTGGTAGCTCTGTTCTGATTTGAAAGAAATAGTGTTATTTTGGAAGTTTATCTGCGAAGTATCAAGAGAGAGAATATTTTTCTTGGAGTTTGCAAGTCTAAGTCGGAGTTCGCAAGATTTTGCTGCAAGAAATGTCATTTCTGCAAGCAGGTTGAATGGAGTCCTCATGCTTGAAATAAACTCTTCCCAGTCGGTGTTTTCGTATAAAATTGAAACCGCATAATAGTCTTCTTTTTGCTTTGGAGTCTCTTCTGGGTCTACAATTCCAAGAGTTGCTATGCGTATAAAATCACAAAATCTAGAGAAAACACTTTGGCAAGTCTTAATGGCGGACTCAGGAGCTTCGATCTCTTCCATAAGCTTATATATTCCCACTGCTCCAGACCAATTCTTGTCGAGTGTTGTTATTGCACAGTTTCTTTTTGTAACGTCACTAAGCGGCTCTAGTGCGAATATGCGTTCCATTGCTTTCTTGTATTTTCTTTTTGTGTCAGGATTTTCTATTGTGGCCAACCATTCCTTAACAGCAACTGTAATGGGGATATTCAACAGGACACACTTCAATAATTCTGAGGAACAGAAACCGCTTTTGTTCTCTTCAAGAAACCGCCCTATGTCTTTGGTGGACATCTCTTTTCCTGGCTTTACAGGATCTAAAACCATAGAAAACGTATAGTCACTGGCTTGTGCTTCTTTTGCCAGGCACTTTAAGCTTTTGGAAGACATTTTACTCCTGAGATTCTAGAAAAGTTGTCAGAGATTCTCTAATTAAGCTGGAAACATCTGTGTCTTTCATTCCTTGCAGCTTTCTTTCTAGTCCGAGTCTTTTAAGGTCTGCCAGCATTCCTGGCGGAAGGGTTATTGTGACCTTGAGGAAGTCCCCCCTCTCTCCCCTTAATGGATTGGCTCCAATTGAAGTCTTTTTTTGGGCATTCCTTGTTTCTGTTTTTGCTTCAACCTTGCTTTCTGTCTTATTTAGGGTTGTTAGCTCTTTATGTAGCTGTGATAGCTTTGCCTTTTTACTCATTTCGTTACTTCCTTATTTTCGTATTTGTGAATTTACGAATTTCCATAAATTCGTAAATTCTTTGTGGCCAGGGCTGTTCGGTGCATAGTGTCCTATTGGAAGCCCTGCTATTGCAGCTTCTGCTATTGCCACTCTTAAGGAAATTGCTGGTGATATAGGTTCTCCAAATGCTTTCAATGATCCTTTGATATCCTTTGCAAGCGTGGTTCTATTCATCACTCTTGAAGGAATCAGAATGGCTTTGGGAAGCTTTCCCCCTCTTTCTTCTCTTGCATCTTTAATTGTATTTACAGCCTGTTGGGCTGCCCAAAGATCGAGAGGGCTTGGAGATACAGGGATTAACACAATGTCTGAAAGCAAGGCTGTAATAAGCGCATCATCTTCTAGCTGTGGTGGAGTATCTATTAGGATTGTGTCTGCTTTGTGTTCGTTCGCCAGCCGTTCGATTTCGCTTTTAACTTTTCCTGCTGTTTCAATAGATAGGGGAATAACAGGAAAGGGAAACTTGTCTCCGCCTTGCCTTGCCCAATGGGTAGAGGATTGCTGTTCGTCTAGGTCTATTAGAAGTGGTTTTTTCTTGTTCTCTGAAAAGACCCCTCCTAAGTTTACAATCGTGGAAGACTTTCCACAGCCACCTTTTAGGTTCAAACATGAGATTATCGTTTTCATTAGCCCTCTTCATCCATGTGTAAATATTTATCCTATGCGGAAAATGTTTACATTTCGGTTTTACGTTTACATTAACACGAAAAGATAAAACAGAAAACCGAAATATGGAAATACGAACTTCGTGAAGTGCGGATTTTAGAATGTTGGTATTTACGGAAATTCATAAATACGGAATTTAGCATATGCGAATTTCAGTAAAAACTCATTCGATTGAATTTAAATGATTTATGATATAAAATTGGAAGCTGTTTTAACTTTTTAAGTGGTATTAATATGAGAAAGTTTTTGGTTTTATCAGCAATATTCGTATTGGCATCTTCCCATTCATTTGCAGCCAATAAGGTTTACACAATAGGAGAAATATTCGGCATTGTTGCTGACGATCAAGAGTGGTCTTGTGAGGTTGTTTCTGTGGAGAATAGCGGTCTGATTGGAAATGATTATGGGAATTTGTTTGTTCAG encodes the following:
- a CDS encoding tyrosine-type recombinase/integrase: MVLDPVKPGKEMSTKDIGRFLEENKSGFCSSELLKCVLLNIPITVAVKEWLATIENPDTKRKYKKAMERIFALEPLSDVTKRNCAITTLDKNWSGAVGIYKLMEEIEAPESAIKTCQSVFSRFCDFIRIATLGIVDPEETPKQKEDYYAVSILYENTDWEEFISSMRTPFNLLAEMTFLAAKSCELRLRLANSKKNILSLDTSQINFQNNTISFKSEQSYQVTDILGHPLCIPFTESFMKKLKDYIGERKGVVFLSKKNKPLFATQVQREFKKASKNLPNEITPVMLGWAGVLAYKEKSKKKFPFK
- a CDS encoding ParA family protein; its protein translation is MKTIISCLNLKGGCGKSSTIVNLGGVFSENKKKPLLIDLDEQQSSTHWARQGGDKFPFPVIPLSIETAGKVKSEIERLANEHKADTILIDTPPQLEDDALITALLSDIVLIPVSPSPLDLWAAQQAVNTIKDAREERGGKLPKAILIPSRVMNRTTLAKDIKGSLKAFGEPISPAISLRVAIAEAAIAGLPIGHYAPNSPGHKEFTNLWKFVNSQIRK